Proteins from a single region of Anaerolineae bacterium:
- a CDS encoding S1 RNA-binding domain-containing protein, with protein sequence MNDVTTWDAQDSVDFATLLEASFDLEQPERGDILTGTVLAMDNQGLIVDVGLKRDAVVPRSDLERLGDDFHCAVGDEIPVMVVRPEDGEGNLVVSVAQARQIEDWTKAEEALANETIFEGIITEANRGGLIVPFGNLRGFVPASHVMDLPRGLDENERKNHMADLIGRKISVKVIEVNRKRRRLVLSQREAQSGRRAQRKEALLEELKEGEVRKGIVSGLRDFGAFVDLGGADGLIHISELAWHRVRHPRELLNVGDEVEVYVLRLDAEGKRIGLSLKRLQPNPWALVDEMYHVGQLVEGEVSRVTQFGAFVSLEPGIEALLHTSQMADPAPADPTELVREGDKLLMRVISIESHRQRLGLSLKEVTEEEKAEWRAQREAQGGNGEIAESAANETTEAVEEAETAEA encoded by the coding sequence ATGAATGATGTAACAACCTGGGACGCTCAGGACAGCGTCGACTTCGCTACACTGCTGGAAGCTTCGTTCGACCTCGAACAGCCGGAACGGGGAGACATCCTGACCGGCACCGTCCTGGCCATGGACAACCAGGGCCTGATTGTCGATGTCGGGCTAAAGCGCGACGCCGTCGTGCCCCGCAGCGATCTGGAGCGGCTGGGCGACGACTTCCATTGCGCTGTGGGCGACGAAATCCCGGTCATGGTCGTTCGCCCGGAGGACGGCGAAGGTAACCTGGTGGTTTCCGTCGCACAGGCCCGCCAGATCGAAGACTGGACCAAGGCAGAAGAAGCCCTGGCCAATGAGACGATCTTCGAAGGTATTATCACTGAAGCCAACCGCGGTGGTCTGATCGTGCCATTCGGCAATCTACGCGGTTTCGTGCCCGCCAGCCATGTCATGGACCTGCCGCGTGGCCTGGACGAAAACGAGCGCAAGAATCACATGGCCGACCTGATCGGCCGCAAGATTTCCGTCAAGGTGATTGAGGTCAACCGCAAGCGCCGCCGCCTGGTCTTGAGCCAGCGTGAAGCGCAGAGTGGCCGCCGTGCCCAGCGCAAGGAAGCCCTCCTGGAAGAACTCAAGGAAGGCGAAGTGCGTAAGGGTATCGTCAGCGGCCTGCGCGACTTCGGCGCATTCGTCGATCTTGGCGGGGCTGACGGTCTGATCCACATCTCCGAACTGGCCTGGCACCGCGTGCGCCATCCGCGAGAACTGCTGAACGTCGGCGACGAGGTCGAGGTATATGTGCTCCGCCTGGACGCCGAAGGCAAGCGGATTGGCCTGAGCCTCAAGCGCCTGCAGCCCAACCCCTGGGCGCTGGTTGACGAGATGTACCATGTCGGTCAGCTGGTCGAAGGCGAGGTCTCCCGTGTTACCCAGTTCGGTGCGTTTGTTAGCCTGGAACCGGGTATTGAGGCGCTGCTGCACACCAGCCAGATGGCCGATCCCGCCCCGGCGGATCCGACTGAGCTGGTGCGGGAAGGCGACAAGCTGCTCATGCGCGTCATCAGCATTGAAAGCCATCGCCAGCGCCTGGGCCTGAGCCTCAAGGAAGTCACCGAGGAAGAAAAGGCCGAATGGCGCGCCCAGCGCGAAGCCCAGGGTGGCAACGGCGAAATTGCTGAAAGCGCCGCCAACGAGACAACTGAAGCGGTTGAAGAAGCTGAAACCGCCGAGGCTTAA
- a CDS encoding phosphoribosyltransferase gives MTSTGPVRHEVLTWADVDKLVDVLVPQIQSVAHFDAMIMVTRGGIIPGGLLAEALDIRDVLTAAVYFPEETDSTKLLALPKFLQFPSDVLLADRRVLIVDDVWGSGRTSTAVRGRVEAAGGEAATCVFHFNPYRSLFTRVEPDFYGAVTDAFIVYPWEMARGLHNIELGGR, from the coding sequence ATGACCTCGACAGGACCTGTACGCCATGAAGTATTGACCTGGGCAGACGTGGACAAACTGGTCGATGTCCTTGTGCCGCAGATTCAAAGCGTCGCTCACTTTGACGCAATGATCATGGTTACCCGGGGCGGGATCATCCCCGGCGGCCTGCTGGCCGAAGCACTGGACATCCGCGACGTACTGACAGCCGCTGTGTACTTCCCGGAAGAGACCGATTCCACCAAGCTGCTGGCGCTCCCCAAGTTCCTGCAGTTCCCCAGCGACGTACTGCTGGCTGACCGGCGCGTCCTCATCGTGGATGATGTCTGGGGCAGCGGGCGTACCAGCACCGCTGTGCGGGGCCGTGTGGAAGCCGCCGGCGGCGAGGCGGCAACCTGTGTCTTTCATTTCAACCCCTACCGGTCGCTCTTTACACGGGTTGAGCCGGATTTCTACGGCGCGGTCACCGACGCCTTCATCGTTTACCCCTGGGAAATGGCGCGGGGGTTGCACAACATCGAACTGGGAGGGCGTTAG
- a CDS encoding proline--tRNA ligase, producing the protein MASEKGVTPRSEDYSRWYTDVVQMARLADYAPVRGCMIILPYGYELWEAVRSGLDRRFKETGHQNAYFPLFIPESFLKKEAEHVEGFSPELAVVTIGGGKELEEPLIVRPTSETIIGWAYAKWIQSYRDLPVLINQWANVVRWEMRTRLFLRTMEFLWQEGHTAHATYEEAEEETLRILDLYADFAVNDAAIPVIKGRKSNQEKFAGALHSYAIEAMMGDKRALQAGTSHNLGQNFAKAFNIQYLDVNNELQYCWTTSWGVSTRMIGAIVMVHGDDKGLRLPPRMAPIQVVIVPIYRQEAEIAPVMETVWRLKADLKDAGIRVHVDDRDDQTPGFKFNDWEMRGVPVRLEVGPRDVQQQTVALARRDVPGKAGKQFVPQAGLVESVRALLEDIQANMLRQATEFRDSNLFEVAGDYGRFGEIVESGGWALTWFCGDRACEEKIKEDHQLVSRCFPLDQPHPGEHGPCIICGQQATAMAYFARAY; encoded by the coding sequence ATGGCATCCGAGAAAGGCGTTACCCCCCGCAGCGAGGATTACAGCCGCTGGTACACCGATGTGGTGCAAATGGCCCGCCTGGCTGATTACGCCCCGGTGCGGGGTTGCATGATCATCCTGCCTTACGGCTATGAACTCTGGGAGGCCGTCCGCAGCGGGCTGGATCGCCGCTTCAAGGAAACCGGCCATCAGAACGCTTACTTCCCCCTGTTCATCCCGGAAAGCTTCCTGAAGAAAGAAGCCGAACACGTGGAAGGCTTTTCGCCGGAGCTGGCCGTAGTCACCATCGGTGGCGGCAAGGAGCTGGAGGAACCGCTGATTGTGCGCCCGACCTCGGAGACGATCATCGGCTGGGCCTATGCCAAATGGATCCAGTCCTACCGCGACCTGCCTGTGCTGATCAATCAGTGGGCCAATGTCGTCCGCTGGGAGATGCGCACGCGGCTCTTCCTGCGCACAATGGAGTTTCTGTGGCAGGAAGGCCATACCGCCCATGCTACCTATGAGGAAGCGGAAGAGGAAACCCTGCGCATCCTCGATCTCTATGCCGATTTCGCTGTCAACGACGCCGCTATCCCGGTCATCAAGGGCCGCAAGAGCAACCAGGAGAAATTCGCCGGCGCCCTGCACAGCTACGCCATTGAAGCAATGATGGGCGATAAACGCGCCCTGCAGGCCGGCACCAGCCATAACCTGGGCCAGAACTTCGCTAAAGCCTTCAATATCCAGTATCTGGATGTCAATAACGAATTGCAGTATTGCTGGACAACCAGCTGGGGCGTCAGCACGCGCATGATCGGCGCAATCGTCATGGTCCATGGCGACGACAAGGGCCTGCGGCTGCCACCGCGCATGGCCCCTATCCAGGTCGTGATCGTGCCGATCTACCGCCAGGAAGCTGAGATTGCCCCGGTGATGGAGACCGTCTGGCGACTCAAAGCCGACCTCAAGGATGCGGGCATCCGTGTCCATGTGGACGACCGCGACGACCAGACCCCTGGCTTCAAATTCAACGACTGGGAGATGCGCGGCGTCCCCGTCCGGCTGGAAGTTGGCCCCCGTGACGTGCAACAGCAAACCGTCGCCCTGGCCCGGCGCGATGTGCCCGGCAAAGCGGGCAAGCAGTTTGTCCCACAGGCTGGACTGGTGGAAAGTGTCCGGGCGCTGCTGGAAGATATCCAGGCTAACATGCTCCGCCAGGCGACCGAGTTCCGCGACTCCAACCTGTTCGAGGTTGCGGGGGATTACGGGCGTTTCGGCGAGATCGTGGAAAGCGGCGGCTGGGCGCTCACCTGGTTCTGCGGCGACAGGGCTTGCGAGGAAAAGATCAAAGAAGATCATCAACTTGTCTCGCGCTGCTTCCCGCTGGATCAGCCCCACCCCGGCGAGCACGGCCCCTGCATCATCTGCGGCCAGCAGGCCACGGCTATGGCCTACTTTGCCCGCGCTTATTAG
- a CDS encoding LOG family protein translates to MRQAGIVSVLGGSAPAPGSPAYQEAYTLGRLLAEAGYTVASGGYSGTMEAVSRGAAEAGGHVIGVTTDRLNRWEARTIHPNPWVREEIRFPTLRERLIHLITFSDALIALRGGIGTLSEVSLAWSLMQVGEIAVRPLILVGESWGALLRQFYGNGEYIRDKDMRLWQCVDGPAAAVAVLNGHTEADKEQDHA, encoded by the coding sequence ATGAGGCAGGCAGGTATCGTCAGCGTACTGGGGGGATCGGCGCCCGCACCCGGCTCCCCGGCCTACCAGGAAGCGTACACCCTCGGGCGATTGCTGGCGGAAGCCGGTTACACCGTCGCCAGCGGCGGCTATAGTGGCACGATGGAAGCCGTTAGCCGCGGCGCGGCAGAAGCCGGCGGGCATGTCATTGGCGTGACCACCGATCGGCTCAACCGCTGGGAAGCACGTACCATCCACCCCAACCCCTGGGTCCGCGAGGAGATCCGCTTCCCTACTTTGCGCGAGCGATTGATCCACCTGATCACCTTCAGCGACGCGCTGATCGCCCTGCGCGGCGGGATCGGCACCCTGAGCGAGGTATCGCTGGCCTGGAGCCTGATGCAGGTCGGCGAGATTGCTGTCCGCCCGCTGATCCTGGTCGGGGAAAGCTGGGGAGCATTGCTGCGTCAGTTCTACGGGAACGGCGAATATATCCGCGACAAGGACATGCGCCTCTGGCAATGCGTGGACGGGCCAGCAGCAGCCGTTGCCGTCCTGAATGGCCACACGGAGGCAGACAAGGAGCAAGACCATGCTTGA
- a CDS encoding 30S ribosomal protein S1, translated as MDNKKAHVDPNSSESDFEKLLESSPDFAPLERGQIRVGTIQQIRNNEIIVDLGVKQDGLVPAQDLERLEPELRAELRVGQEVPVYIMNPDADGNVIVSINMGLQKHDWDEAQALLESQEVVDVTVSGHNRGGVLVRWHRLEGFIPTSHMVSVSPGLSGNDRRETLQDLIGKTLHVKVIEVEPNRRRLIFSEREAQKEWRLQQKARLLSELTEGQIVRGTVTGLRDFGAFVNLGGADGLIHVSELAWHRVDHPRDVLRIGEEIDVYILSLDRSNNRIALSRKRLLPDPWVSVMETYHEGQQVEGTVTNVVDFGAFIALDDGLEGLLHLSEMGDGTLKEPYSYVKKGDRLTLCISHLEPERRRVGFTQRWGVGADEAEAPLPAAESPAPQDEPEKPAILPENEEDEPDLSEFDAA; from the coding sequence ATGGATAATAAAAAGGCTCATGTAGACCCGAATTCGTCGGAAAGCGATTTTGAAAAGTTACTGGAATCCTCGCCCGATTTCGCGCCGCTAGAACGCGGGCAGATCCGGGTTGGCACCATCCAGCAAATCCGTAACAACGAGATCATTGTCGATCTGGGCGTCAAGCAGGACGGCCTTGTGCCGGCCCAGGACCTTGAGCGCCTGGAGCCTGAACTCCGCGCTGAATTGCGTGTCGGCCAGGAAGTCCCGGTCTACATCATGAATCCCGACGCCGATGGCAATGTCATCGTCTCCATCAACATGGGCCTGCAGAAGCATGACTGGGATGAGGCGCAGGCGCTGCTGGAATCGCAGGAAGTGGTCGATGTTACCGTCTCCGGCCATAACCGCGGCGGTGTACTGGTGCGCTGGCACCGGCTGGAGGGGTTTATCCCCACCTCCCACATGGTGTCCGTCAGTCCCGGCCTGTCCGGCAACGACCGGCGCGAGACGCTCCAGGACCTGATCGGCAAGACCCTGCACGTCAAAGTAATCGAAGTGGAGCCGAACCGCCGCCGCCTGATCTTCTCGGAGCGTGAAGCGCAGAAGGAATGGCGTCTGCAGCAGAAGGCCCGCCTGCTCTCCGAACTGACCGAGGGCCAGATCGTCCGTGGCACAGTCACCGGGCTGCGGGACTTCGGCGCGTTTGTGAACCTGGGCGGGGCCGATGGGCTAATCCACGTCAGCGAGCTGGCCTGGCACCGCGTTGACCATCCTCGCGATGTCCTGCGCATTGGCGAGGAAATCGACGTCTACATCCTCAGCCTGGATCGCAGCAACAATCGCATCGCCCTCAGCCGCAAACGCCTGCTGCCGGATCCCTGGGTCTCCGTCATGGAAACCTACCATGAAGGCCAGCAGGTGGAAGGCACGGTCACCAATGTGGTGGACTTCGGGGCGTTCATCGCCCTGGATGATGGCCTAGAAGGGCTGCTGCACCTTTCCGAGATGGGCGATGGCACGCTCAAGGAACCGTACTCCTACGTCAAAAAGGGCGACCGCCTGACCCTGTGCATCAGCCATCTGGAGCCAGAACGCCGTCGGGTGGGTTTCACCCAGCGCTGGGGCGTGGGTGCGGATGAGGCGGAAGCCCCCCTCCCCGCCGCCGAGTCCCCAGCGCCGCAGGACGAGCCAGAAAAGCCAGCTATCCTGCCAGAGAATGAGGAAGACGAGCCAGACCTTTCTGAATTTGACGCTGCCTGA
- a CDS encoding 30S ribosomal protein S21, translated as MPSVTLRPNESQEQLLKRFRKSVAKSGVLSTVRRKRWHVSKSELRRIQKKKAIRRSRRRQRKALGKVGHG; from the coding sequence TTGCCTTCAGTAACGCTGCGCCCTAACGAATCACAGGAACAACTGCTGAAGCGATTCCGCAAGAGCGTCGCCAAGAGCGGTGTGTTGAGCACCGTCCGCCGCAAGCGGTGGCACGTCTCCAAGAGTGAACTGCGCCGTATCCAGAAGAAAAAGGCGATCCGCCGCTCGCGCCGCCGTCAACGGAAGGCCCTGGGCAAAGTGGGCCATGGGTAG
- the infA gene encoding translation initiation factor IF-1: MPKSEEKIEVEGRVVEALPNTQFTVELDNGHQVLAYLSGKMRKYYIRILLGDRVRLELSPYDPTRGRIVYRYKKQRPGSRSDEEED; the protein is encoded by the coding sequence ATGCCTAAGAGCGAAGAGAAGATCGAGGTCGAGGGCCGCGTGGTTGAAGCCCTGCCCAATACCCAGTTCACCGTCGAGCTGGACAACGGGCACCAGGTGCTGGCCTATCTTTCCGGCAAGATGCGCAAGTACTATATCCGCATCTTGCTCGGCGACCGGGTGCGCCTGGAACTCAGTCCCTACGACCCCACGCGTGGACGGATCGTCTACCGCTACAAGAAACAGCGTCCTGGCTCCCGGTCGGACGAAGAAGAAGATTAA
- a CDS encoding LLM class F420-dependent oxidoreductase, which produces MLELAIMIEGQDGLNWPRWKHLARAVEDLGFVGLYRSDHFTNANPPEKDSLELWVSLTWLASHTSRIEFGPLVSPVSFRNPVFTARIAAQVDDLSGGRLTLGVGAGWQEREHTMFGYDLLDVEARFARFEEALQVINGLLRSKERVTFSGAYYRLQEAILLPRPARPGGPPILIGGNGPQRTLPLVARYADEWNGVYLPAGRFAELNARLDELLQTVGRAPNEVRRSLMTNIQFGRHEAELHALPALQNRDIDDLIARGIIVGTPGAVVEQLGRLAEAGVQRVMLQWLDQDDIDRLEAFAATVLPQVQGQR; this is translated from the coding sequence ATGCTTGAACTGGCGATCATGATTGAGGGGCAGGACGGCCTGAACTGGCCACGCTGGAAGCATCTAGCCCGCGCTGTTGAAGATCTGGGTTTTGTCGGGCTGTACCGTTCCGACCACTTCACCAACGCCAACCCACCAGAGAAGGACTCGCTGGAACTATGGGTCTCGCTGACCTGGCTGGCCAGCCACACCAGCCGGATCGAATTCGGCCCGCTGGTTTCGCCGGTCTCCTTCCGCAATCCGGTCTTCACCGCCCGGATCGCCGCGCAGGTGGATGATCTGAGCGGTGGACGGCTCACCCTGGGTGTCGGCGCGGGCTGGCAAGAGCGCGAGCACACCATGTTTGGCTATGACCTGCTTGACGTGGAGGCGCGCTTTGCCCGCTTTGAGGAAGCCCTGCAGGTGATCAACGGCCTGCTGCGCAGCAAAGAACGGGTGACCTTTTCCGGGGCTTACTACCGCCTGCAGGAGGCAATCCTGTTGCCGCGCCCGGCGCGGCCCGGCGGCCCGCCGATCCTGATCGGCGGCAACGGCCCGCAGCGAACACTACCCCTGGTCGCCCGCTATGCGGACGAATGGAACGGCGTCTACCTCCCCGCCGGGCGCTTTGCCGAACTCAATGCCCGGCTGGACGAACTGCTCCAGACTGTCGGTCGTGCGCCGAATGAGGTGCGCCGTTCGCTGATGACAAACATCCAGTTTGGCCGGCATGAGGCCGAGCTTCACGCCCTGCCTGCACTCCAGAATCGCGACATCGACGATCTCATCGCGCGCGGGATCATCGTGGGCACGCCGGGCGCGGTTGTTGAGCAGCTTGGCCGCCTGGCAGAGGCGGGCGTCCAGCGCGTGATGCTCCAGTGGCTCGACCAGGACGACATCGACCGGCTGGAGGCGTTTGCTGCCACGGTCCTGCCCCAGGTTCAGGGACAGCGCTAA
- a CDS encoding aminotransferase class III-fold pyridoxal phosphate-dependent enzyme codes for MSPQHPDGHVLYRRMWHTYPTVVHGEGITLIDDAGRRYLDAAGGAIVVNTGHGVQAIARAIAEQAAQIAYVHAEKFTTPVLEEYAAALAEVIPLPGVRFFPLTTGSEANEGAIKLARQLQLIRGHPDRYLIIGRWRSYHGTTLGTLAVGGRLAARERFRPMMPDMPHIEPPTCYRCPLGKTYPTCGIACADLLEATIVEHGPERVAAFIAEPVSGAALGATVPPPEYWPHIREICDRYGILLIADEVMCGFGRTGRWCAFEHFNFTPDILTMGKGLAGGVFPLSVLAVSGALVEELVAARQDIAHAGTFSHHPVGAAAGLATLRYLQEHDLVAAAARKGVILGEMLHEALDHLPGVGDVRGLGLMWGVEFVADKATHAPFPSRLGVAGRVFDAARELGLMLYPAQGAVDGASGDCVMIGPPAIITEAEMQQVVALLAQAIRAAVPTQTGR; via the coding sequence ATGAGTCCACAACACCCTGACGGCCATGTCCTTTACCGCCGCATGTGGCACACCTATCCGACTGTCGTGCACGGCGAAGGCATCACCCTGATCGATGACGCTGGCCGCCGCTATCTTGATGCCGCTGGTGGGGCCATCGTGGTCAATACCGGGCACGGCGTGCAGGCCATCGCCCGCGCCATCGCCGAACAGGCAGCACAGATTGCCTACGTGCACGCGGAGAAATTCACCACCCCCGTGCTGGAGGAATACGCTGCCGCACTGGCTGAAGTCATCCCTCTGCCCGGTGTGCGCTTCTTCCCGCTGACCACCGGCAGCGAAGCCAACGAGGGCGCGATCAAGCTGGCCCGCCAGCTCCAGCTCATCCGTGGCCACCCGGATCGCTATCTCATTATCGGCCGCTGGCGCTCCTATCACGGCACCACGCTGGGCACGCTGGCGGTCGGCGGGCGGCTGGCCGCGCGGGAACGCTTCCGCCCCATGATGCCGGACATGCCGCATATTGAGCCGCCGACCTGCTACCGCTGCCCGCTGGGCAAGACTTACCCCACCTGTGGCATCGCCTGCGCCGACCTGCTGGAAGCCACCATCGTAGAACACGGGCCGGAGCGAGTCGCCGCCTTCATTGCCGAGCCGGTCTCCGGCGCGGCGCTCGGCGCTACCGTCCCGCCACCGGAATACTGGCCGCACATCCGCGAGATTTGCGACCGCTACGGCATCCTGCTCATCGCTGACGAAGTGATGTGCGGGTTCGGGCGGACGGGTCGCTGGTGTGCTTTTGAGCACTTCAACTTCACCCCGGACATCCTGACGATGGGCAAGGGGCTGGCAGGCGGGGTCTTCCCCCTGTCGGTGCTGGCCGTCAGCGGCGCGCTGGTTGAGGAACTGGTCGCCGCCCGGCAGGACATCGCCCATGCCGGCACGTTCTCCCACCACCCGGTCGGCGCCGCCGCCGGTCTGGCCACCCTGCGCTACCTGCAGGAGCACGATCTGGTTGCTGCCGCAGCGCGCAAGGGTGTCATCCTCGGCGAGATGCTGCATGAGGCGCTGGACCATCTGCCCGGAGTCGGCGACGTACGCGGCCTGGGCCTGATGTGGGGCGTCGAATTCGTAGCGGACAAAGCCACACACGCGCCTTTCCCGTCCAGACTGGGCGTTGCCGGGCGTGTCTTCGATGCCGCCCGCGAACTGGGACTGATGCTCTACCCGGCCCAGGGCGCTGTTGACGGCGCCAGCGGCGACTGTGTCATGATCGGCCCGCCAGCCATCATCACTGAAGCGGAAATGCAGCAGGTCGTCGCTCTGCTGGCGCAGGCTATCCGCGCCGCTGTGCCGACACAAACAGGCCGCTGA
- a CDS encoding NYN domain-containing protein — protein sequence MGSYLFVDVDTLLTRLRQRGPAVDLYELGVTLRNGAALAAGLASVNELTAVAIADWELQDGVHTGAVSPRQAFRASGYQLATLTSRANLNTLLLETYLRQDPAINELIIVTHDPAVIDLLDALQLTPGARIRLWGDLGALRTDKPNVIVQPLETILGVSGTQVALYIDFENIAISLDKQGLTVNLEHLISRFVSQARAHGQVVKMAAYAPWGQRGSLPPLVDNLGREITDEAPSRLAMSNIDPVFNLPGKNSADMRIARDLLGDLMHPESPDVFILASGDRDFNEIINTLRAHNKQVIVWGVRGSISRQVESNPGVLVEYIEDFTQMQPHEALGRLYGATGPGPQEFAATAVEVRPSQWVSIILQYDNMEGHEYAVHRQDLVAQLVNVNAVVNESRAENLITQAMAMGLLRARAEDPDFLQLNHTHPLVEQTRLVRDRIVARVANTLDVRGWEYVNYGFLLKGIAMDRELDRPGLNLNDQWRSEWVDCLVREGILHRELVPHRHNPDDLVPVIKLSEATLRRLEHVDSTTEEHSFLFSKVDETQLQAMIKRIVVSVEQFTSFRGFLWCPLGSLHRRLRIHDPGTVFQQAIERLLEQDAVRVQEYENPQSEFRTKGISLVESSPLVAEILAERDRFVRALLALYDRHEAISEVTVRTETGLPYDQLQLWLSIMQDENVLNEVPGRVGQYSLFRTHHTVTSVANMRT from the coding sequence ATGGGTTCCTACTTATTTGTTGATGTTGATACGCTCCTCACACGATTGCGCCAGCGCGGGCCGGCAGTTGACCTGTATGAGCTGGGTGTGACGCTACGCAATGGTGCGGCCCTGGCCGCGGGGCTGGCCAGCGTCAACGAACTGACCGCTGTCGCCATCGCCGACTGGGAACTGCAGGATGGCGTTCACACCGGTGCGGTTAGCCCGCGGCAGGCCTTTCGAGCCTCCGGCTACCAGCTTGCCACCCTCACCAGCCGAGCCAACCTGAATACCCTGTTGCTGGAGACGTACCTGCGTCAAGACCCGGCCATCAATGAGCTGATCATCGTCACCCACGATCCGGCGGTGATTGACCTGCTCGATGCGCTGCAACTCACCCCCGGCGCACGCATCCGGCTGTGGGGGGACCTGGGCGCGCTCAGAACCGACAAGCCCAATGTGATTGTCCAGCCGCTGGAAACGATCCTCGGCGTATCTGGCACGCAGGTGGCGCTGTACATCGACTTCGAAAATATTGCCATCAGCCTGGATAAACAGGGGCTGACGGTCAACCTGGAACACCTGATCTCGCGCTTTGTCAGCCAGGCGCGCGCCCACGGCCAGGTAGTCAAGATGGCCGCCTATGCCCCCTGGGGCCAGCGCGGTAGCCTGCCGCCGCTGGTCGACAACCTGGGGCGGGAGATCACCGACGAAGCACCCAGCCGTCTGGCCATGAGTAACATCGATCCAGTCTTTAACCTGCCCGGCAAGAACAGCGCCGATATGCGCATCGCCCGCGATTTGCTGGGCGACTTGATGCACCCGGAAAGCCCAGATGTGTTTATCCTGGCCAGTGGCGATCGCGACTTCAACGAGATCATCAACACCCTGCGCGCCCACAATAAGCAGGTGATCGTGTGGGGGGTGCGCGGCAGCATCAGCCGCCAGGTGGAAAGCAACCCCGGCGTGCTCGTGGAGTACATCGAAGACTTCACCCAGATGCAACCGCATGAGGCGCTGGGCCGCCTGTATGGCGCTACTGGCCCCGGCCCGCAGGAATTCGCCGCCACAGCGGTCGAGGTGCGCCCATCGCAGTGGGTCAGCATCATCCTGCAGTATGACAACATGGAGGGCCACGAATACGCTGTCCATCGCCAGGATCTGGTTGCCCAGCTGGTCAACGTGAATGCGGTGGTCAACGAGAGCCGGGCGGAAAACCTGATCACTCAGGCGATGGCGATGGGCCTGTTGCGTGCCCGCGCGGAAGACCCCGACTTCCTGCAACTGAATCACACCCACCCACTGGTGGAACAGACGCGGCTGGTCCGTGACCGGATCGTCGCCCGTGTGGCAAATACGCTGGATGTGCGCGGCTGGGAGTACGTCAATTACGGCTTCCTGCTCAAGGGCATCGCCATGGACCGCGAACTGGACCGCCCTGGCCTCAACCTCAACGACCAGTGGCGCTCCGAATGGGTGGATTGCCTGGTGCGGGAAGGCATCCTGCACCGCGAACTGGTCCCTCACCGCCATAACCCGGACGATCTCGTGCCGGTGATCAAGCTCTCCGAGGCCACCCTGCGCCGCCTGGAGCATGTCGATTCCACCACAGAAGAGCACAGCTTTCTCTTCAGCAAGGTGGATGAGACGCAGTTGCAGGCGATGATCAAGCGGATTGTGGTCAGCGTGGAGCAGTTCACCAGCTTCCGCGGCTTTCTCTGGTGCCCGCTGGGCAGCCTGCATCGCCGTCTGCGCATCCACGACCCCGGCACGGTCTTTCAGCAGGCCATCGAGCGCCTGCTGGAACAGGACGCTGTGCGCGTCCAGGAATACGAGAACCCGCAGAGCGAGTTCCGCACCAAGGGCATCTCGCTGGTGGAATCGTCGCCGCTGGTGGCGGAAATCCTGGCGGAGCGCGATCGGTTCGTCCGGGCGCTGCTGGCCCTTTATGACCGCCATGAGGCGATCTCAGAAGTAACCGTCCGGACAGAAACCGGTCTGCCCTATGACCAGCTGCAGCTCTGGCTATCGATTATGCAGGATGAAAACGTGCTGAATGAGGTACCGGGACGGGTGGGCCAGTACAGCCTGTTTCGCACCCACCACACGGTCACCTCGGTGGCCAATATGAGGACATAG
- a CDS encoding N-acetylmuramoyl-L-alanine amidase, with product MPRQQTGLSRRAMLALLGLGGLTVAGGAGGALLLLLLRAARQLVALPTSPTPPPAALIPPPIVPRAQWGALPPDHNAPNEPGFYSLDNPEGWRVYEGDLRAVYRTVVIHHSANYGRDDIDTLLYIQRRHREERGWADVAYHFFVGREGMIYAGRPLDVRGTHVAGYNTGSVGVCLLGNFEETEPTVSQLANTLLLVQWLAAILGLTHLAGHSEFNPETECPGDHLIPYLDVLAAGSGLARGTGGYVPSEEQLLLTLPAASAGQSP from the coding sequence ATGCCGCGGCAACAAACGGGACTTTCACGGCGGGCGATGCTGGCTCTGCTGGGCCTCGGCGGGCTGACAGTCGCCGGAGGCGCTGGCGGGGCCTTGCTGTTGCTTTTGCTACGCGCTGCGCGCCAGCTGGTGGCGCTGCCCACCTCCCCAACCCCGCCGCCCGCGGCCCTGATCCCGCCGCCGATCGTCCCACGCGCCCAATGGGGCGCGCTGCCGCCGGATCACAACGCCCCCAATGAGCCAGGGTTCTACAGCCTGGACAATCCAGAGGGCTGGCGCGTCTATGAGGGCGATTTACGCGCGGTATACCGGACTGTGGTCATCCATCACTCAGCCAACTATGGCCGTGACGACATTGACACGCTGCTGTACATCCAGCGCCGTCACCGCGAGGAACGCGGCTGGGCCGATGTCGCCTATCACTTCTTCGTCGGTCGGGAAGGAATGATCTACGCCGGGCGTCCGCTGGATGTGCGCGGCACACATGTGGCAGGGTATAACACGGGCAGCGTCGGCGTGTGCCTGCTGGGCAACTTTGAAGAGACCGAACCGACCGTGTCGCAACTGGCCAACACACTGCTGCTGGTGCAGTGGCTGGCAGCGATACTCGGCCTGACTCATCTGGCCGGGCACAGCGAATTCAACCCGGAGACCGAATGCCCCGGTGACCACCTGATTCCGTACCTGGACGTGCTCGCCGCCGGGTCGGGCCTGGCGCGCGGCACGGGCGGCTACGTACCCTCAGAGGAGCAGCTCCTGCTGACCCTCCCCGCTGCGAGCGCCGGTCAGAGTCCATGA